In Bacillota bacterium, the following proteins share a genomic window:
- a CDS encoding discoidin domain-containing protein: protein MRKRFISVFLIVLMLTTMLPITALAQTPINYALGKPYTTSVTCQSSFGNSSTIVTDGNKYSSAYITDNGAGGSPVSLTVYLKSVYTLDKIKIWHYWADGRTCHNTKTEISEDGANWTTVFDSASSGEYKESEQGKTITFNPARVCYIRDWINGSDKDNQNRWVEIQAFGPPQTGQDVKQNLPLNDPLESTTNITGLSPGTVSLTQDKVGGNYAVKAAAGDNTTQNWVYYNLSTSDPFDITQYSQVRLWVKPGPGAKWVEFWTRDNTAGADCKILSDRDGDGVFKVGSDLQSGKWNKVTLDLTKTTSPAMVQAKNLWVHTNDSSTWYYDEISSIYSPAYNYDLSKLVNSQTQLVNGQLRFKPNGVNNYDATPTVLGSQSQAFYTKTDTSQADFQTGTADDVYADSSGTLRLQGVIGYSNTATTTADFNGTHVNTVADNDAVKLPAAPASTFSRASVKYKSDGTEVASGNPSYEAGKFSNGYHSVEGTTNRMTVNQSDVETDTTGFLIYSASTRTRDTANSWHGTASLKVETPGYGLQEGFRTTSNLVTASQTYTASVWLKGTGTIFLGLREITSGEALVGYTASAPITLTGSWQRVSVTRTFGSTGARTQLMVVTTGSVQAATFYADGLQIEQKAYATPWHIGGGTRNADSLYYTLNNPLPNEWFISGFWKTDQASTIARTNALVLAELYYDANNRVTIEYEPSTDKLRLRKWYSGTNVNLETVAISYSAGDIVAFGAAQLSSAHNDLPAGMQLWYKIGTNPIVYVSNMDTNLPIAPTRLYVGCSNVASYEANGVLDAVKLEDITVLESVGTTVNNAWAEAHLMATSAPANDEGTLLLCNFNDTLVSSRGPGCYTHSAQDVFAASIADNFKITYAKTTPANTSVSVEVKTSSDGGTTWGNWSAKNSGDLLVPNNTNLSNYRVQWQANLSTSDPSVSPSLDDVTISNGTPSTTTSTTDFNGTHSNTEAVSDAVKLVRGSFTDEFTGASGAPPDTNYFNTSIAGSGSVTRDGAGRLTVNAGTAVTGAGMLVFNKNLNKSIAQTVKVKGKCTSVNATGAFYFLGVVQNPTSPVCDTFNNFNNLRRLIVWQSDTGIFRFAYMDNSTGSWYYWNNSIWTTTTSDAFAGSLNTDYVIVLETNGTQFKLILKNADESVTHATSAWVNWSSVRDYGNPLWVTVGEPYTDYWYGSMSVDKFIGDNFVYTSSGTYTHTIQDVSGTWVADNFKISYSKTTPANTAVSVEARTSSDGGAIWSDWVARNSGEVIIPDGTNLSNYRVQWRANLSTSDQNSSPSLDDVTIGNSIQGSYTSPVMDISSGSAVAGSIISWNKADAAVGGRVVGTAKVETKLSTDGGTTYGSWQTAVNGGTISGITAATDLNNARLQYRVTLSSSDAMVSPLLYDITLSINGAAPGTPALLPSGKIRGITINSSYIDSSGQLNALVAERLLLSGVSPAVMAMSGDGNSLFYKNPQDGNKLYLLNLLTGSNTLISSIVPGDIKPNYSGAKVAFKDCYSNLYLYDRAANSTTTVSASVGVFAFQDDGTIFYYRSDTNYLHRLAPTAAPPAQNLAAGPFSYLDVPRTGNLAFFSNTTQLSKLIPTPSGWKSSALTTAAKNITGLWTNADGSLVFFKTDDGLFCYRVSARSVRKLDVTATNVVRVTDDNELAVLGPNYEYQLYDVNTDSAADITPADAVANYPFVMDSAGARMAYVTTGGLSTYYHSDVQGLDRYLLSFDGKGSWHTYKSGKWELVTDSIPTVQQFQDEGITANEINSLTADDFNKLYVDDKEIYSLDIAVYFASVDPYTTPSIKSIVVSMQGSLNSGGLEETPLQKPLYAKKQQDFNALGWRQIKRIYTVELYPRDGETYYFITTDGISCKSYKNGQWVTVDAGLFNDLETNWITLTQQGMTATALRSVPEDFLNMLLPADNFSVIYVQKVQDASTEGYTSEVDVDYVGTEFVSANLVLKVTLTDGTVKQYQGLTKSEVEDFMSWLSQRQYNKGPIFYKLVIGSATPGVTQVNEYLNYYLIQFVSVEEMQ, encoded by the coding sequence ATGCGTAAGAGGTTTATAAGTGTTTTTCTTATCGTCCTGATGCTGACAACAATGCTTCCTATTACGGCTTTGGCGCAAACGCCGATAAACTACGCCTTAGGAAAGCCGTACACTACATCCGTAACCTGCCAGAGCAGTTTCGGGAATTCCAGCACTATTGTAACTGACGGCAATAAGTATTCATCGGCGTATATCACAGACAACGGCGCCGGCGGCTCTCCCGTTTCGCTGACCGTCTATTTGAAAAGCGTTTACACCCTTGACAAGATAAAGATATGGCACTATTGGGCCGACGGCAGGACCTGCCACAATACAAAGACCGAGATATCGGAAGACGGCGCCAACTGGACCACTGTTTTCGACTCGGCATCCAGCGGAGAATATAAGGAAAGCGAACAAGGTAAGACCATCACCTTCAACCCTGCCAGGGTCTGCTACATTAGGGACTGGATTAATGGTTCGGATAAAGACAACCAGAACCGCTGGGTAGAGATCCAGGCGTTCGGTCCTCCCCAGACCGGGCAGGACGTAAAACAAAACCTCCCTTTAAATGATCCCTTAGAAAGCACTACCAACATAACCGGATTGAGTCCCGGTACGGTATCCCTGACCCAGGACAAGGTGGGCGGGAACTATGCCGTAAAGGCTGCGGCGGGGGACAATACCACCCAAAACTGGGTTTATTACAACCTTTCCACCTCCGATCCTTTTGACATCACCCAGTATTCTCAGGTCCGGCTTTGGGTGAAACCGGGGCCTGGCGCAAAATGGGTAGAATTCTGGACAAGAGATAATACAGCCGGAGCCGATTGTAAGATTCTCAGCGACCGGGACGGAGACGGAGTCTTTAAAGTGGGTTCGGACTTGCAGAGCGGTAAATGGAATAAAGTGACGCTGGACCTAACCAAAACAACGAGCCCGGCCATGGTTCAGGCGAAAAACCTGTGGGTGCATACGAACGATAGCTCAACCTGGTATTACGATGAAATTTCCTCCATCTACTCACCCGCGTATAATTATGACCTTTCAAAGTTAGTTAATTCGCAAACTCAACTGGTTAACGGACAATTACGCTTTAAGCCAAACGGGGTAAACAATTATGATGCAACCCCGACGGTCCTCGGTTCCCAAAGCCAAGCGTTTTACACCAAGACGGACACCAGCCAGGCCGATTTCCAAACAGGAACGGCAGATGATGTCTATGCGGACAGTAGCGGGACGCTGAGATTGCAAGGTGTCATTGGGTATTCAAATACCGCTACGACAACCGCTGACTTCAACGGGACGCATGTTAATACTGTAGCTGACAACGACGCGGTAAAGTTGCCTGCTGCTCCTGCCTCAACTTTTTCACGCGCTTCGGTTAAGTACAAGAGCGACGGCACGGAAGTCGCTTCGGGGAATCCGTCTTACGAGGCGGGGAAGTTCTCGAACGGGTATCATTCAGTGGAAGGAACAACGAATCGAATGACGGTGAATCAGAGTGACGTAGAGACGGATACGACGGGGTTTCTTATATACAGTGCATCTACCCGAACCCGTGATACAGCGAATTCCTGGCATGGCACGGCCAGTCTGAAGGTAGAGACGCCAGGATATGGATTACAGGAGGGATTCCGTACCACCAGTAATCTCGTAACTGCGTCACAAACCTATACCGCAAGTGTCTGGCTCAAAGGAACCGGTACCATATTCCTGGGACTGAGAGAAATAACTTCGGGGGAGGCACTTGTAGGATATACCGCTAGTGCGCCTATAACACTAACTGGCTCCTGGCAACGCGTTAGTGTTACGCGGACATTTGGATCGACTGGTGCTAGAACGCAATTAATGGTAGTAACTACTGGTAGTGTTCAGGCTGCTACTTTTTATGCTGATGGACTCCAAATCGAACAAAAAGCCTACGCTACACCCTGGCACATCGGCGGCGGCACCCGCAACGCCGACAGCCTTTATTACACCTTAAACAACCCCCTCCCCAATGAGTGGTTTATCTCTGGCTTTTGGAAGACCGATCAGGCGAGTACAATAGCTCGGACAAACGCCCTTGTGCTAGCGGAGCTTTATTATGATGCCAATAACCGGGTTACTATTGAGTATGAGCCTTCGACGGACAAATTAAGGCTCCGAAAATGGTACAGCGGAACTAACGTCAATTTAGAGACAGTGGCAATTTCTTACTCTGCCGGTGATATTGTTGCTTTCGGCGCGGCGCAGTTAAGTAGCGCCCACAATGACCTCCCCGCAGGGATGCAACTTTGGTATAAGATTGGCACTAATCCTATCGTTTATGTTAGCAACATGGACACCAACCTGCCGATAGCCCCGACACGGCTTTACGTTGGTTGCAGCAATGTAGCAAGCTATGAAGCAAACGGCGTACTCGACGCCGTAAAACTCGAAGACATCACCGTCCTGGAAAGCGTTGGCACAACCGTAAATAACGCCTGGGCGGAGGCGCACCTGATGGCAACGAGTGCCCCGGCAAATGATGAAGGTACGCTATTACTCTGTAATTTTAATGATACGCTTGTTTCGTCCAGGGGACCTGGGTGTTACACCCATTCCGCTCAAGACGTATTTGCCGCATCTATAGCCGATAATTTCAAGATCACCTACGCGAAGACCACGCCGGCAAACACCTCAGTTTCGGTAGAGGTAAAGACATCTTCCGACGGCGGTACCACCTGGGGAAATTGGTCCGCGAAAAACAGCGGCGATTTGTTAGTGCCCAACAACACGAACTTGAGTAATTACCGCGTTCAGTGGCAGGCGAACCTATCAACGTCAGATCCGAGTGTTTCACCAAGCCTCGATGACGTAACCATCAGCAACGGCACGCCCAGCACTACAACTTCAACAACCGACTTTAACGGGACGCACAGCAATACCGAAGCGGTCAGTGACGCGGTGAAGCTGGTTAGAGGATCGTTTACCGATGAGTTCACGGGCGCCAGCGGCGCTCCACCTGACACAAATTACTTCAATACTTCCATTGCAGGTTCGGGTAGCGTCACCCGAGACGGCGCGGGCAGATTGACGGTTAACGCGGGGACGGCGGTAACGGGCGCCGGAATGCTTGTGTTTAATAAGAATTTGAATAAGTCTATAGCCCAGACGGTCAAGGTTAAAGGAAAATGTACCAGTGTTAACGCAACCGGTGCGTTCTACTTCTTGGGGGTTGTTCAGAATCCTACTTCGCCTGTATGTGACACGTTCAATAATTTTAACAACCTAAGGAGGCTTATAGTTTGGCAATCCGACACGGGCATATTTCGGTTTGCCTATATGGACAATAGCACTGGATCGTGGTATTACTGGAATAACAGTATCTGGACAACCACCACATCAGATGCTTTTGCAGGGTCGCTCAATACCGATTATGTTATTGTTCTTGAAACAAACGGGACGCAATTCAAGCTCATTTTGAAAAACGCCGACGAGTCGGTAACACATGCCACTTCCGCATGGGTTAATTGGTCGTCGGTAAGAGACTATGGCAACCCGCTTTGGGTAACTGTTGGTGAGCCATACACAGATTATTGGTACGGCTCGATGTCGGTGGATAAATTCATCGGGGATAACTTCGTCTATACCTCTTCCGGCACCTACACCCACACTATTCAGGACGTATCCGGCACGTGGGTGGCCGACAACTTCAAGATCAGCTACTCGAAGACCACGCCGGCGAACACCGCGGTTTCGGTGGAGGCAAGAACCTCATCGGACGGCGGGGCTATCTGGAGCGACTGGGTCGCCAGGAACAGCGGTGAAGTTATCATCCCGGACGGCACGAACCTGAGCAACTACCGTGTCCAATGGCGGGCGAACCTATCAACGTCGGACCAGAATTCTTCACCAAGCCTCGACGATGTAACGATCGGCAACAGCATACAAGGCTCGTACACCTCGCCCGTGATGGACATATCCTCAGGGAGCGCCGTTGCCGGCTCGATAATCAGTTGGAATAAAGCCGACGCGGCCGTGGGAGGCCGGGTCGTAGGTACCGCAAAGGTAGAGACGAAGCTTTCGACGGACGGCGGAACGACCTACGGCTCATGGCAGACCGCCGTTAACGGCGGCACGATCTCCGGCATCACGGCAGCCACGGATCTGAACAACGCGCGACTGCAGTATAGGGTAACTCTCTCCAGCAGCGACGCGATGGTTTCTCCGTTACTTTACGACATCACCCTGAGCATCAACGGGGCAGCTCCGGGGACTCCCGCCCTGCTGCCAAGCGGCAAGATCAGAGGGATAACCATCAACTCCTCATATATTGACAGTTCCGGCCAGTTGAACGCGTTGGTGGCGGAACGGCTCTTGCTGTCCGGTGTCTCTCCCGCCGTCATGGCCATGTCCGGCGACGGCAACTCCCTCTTTTACAAAAACCCTCAGGACGGGAACAAATTGTACCTGCTGAACCTCCTGACCGGTTCGAATACATTGATTTCAAGCATCGTTCCCGGCGACATCAAGCCAAACTATTCGGGCGCCAAAGTCGCCTTTAAAGACTGCTACAGCAACTTGTACCTGTACGACCGGGCGGCGAACAGCACAACCACGGTTTCCGCGTCGGTCGGTGTTTTTGCCTTTCAGGATGACGGAACAATATTCTATTATAGGTCCGACACTAATTATCTCCACCGGTTAGCACCGACAGCGGCGCCGCCCGCTCAGAACCTTGCAGCCGGTCCGTTTAGCTATCTCGACGTTCCCAGAACCGGCAACTTGGCGTTCTTCAGCAACACCACTCAACTATCCAAGCTTATCCCGACCCCGTCCGGTTGGAAGTCCAGCGCCTTAACCACCGCCGCCAAAAACATCACCGGGCTCTGGACAAACGCCGACGGGTCGCTGGTATTCTTCAAAACCGACGACGGCCTGTTTTGCTACCGGGTATCCGCCAGGTCCGTCAGGAAACTGGACGTCACGGCAACCAACGTTGTCAGGGTTACGGACGATAACGAACTGGCTGTCCTTGGTCCGAATTACGAATACCAGTTGTACGACGTCAACACCGATTCCGCCGCGGACATCACGCCCGCGGATGCCGTGGCCAACTATCCCTTCGTGATGGACAGCGCCGGCGCCAGGATGGCTTATGTAACAACCGGGGGTCTTTCTACATACTACCACAGCGATGTTCAGGGCTTGGATCGCTATCTCTTGTCCTTCGACGGAAAAGGCTCCTGGCACACTTACAAATCCGGTAAGTGGGAGCTTGTTACCGACTCGATTCCGACAGTGCAGCAATTCCAGGACGAGGGTATAACGGCGAATGAGATCAATTCCCTGACGGCGGATGATTTCAATAAACTTTACGTTGACGATAAAGAAATTTACAGCCTTGACATCGCCGTATACTTCGCCTCGGTCGACCCGTACACCACCCCATCCATCAAGAGCATAGTGGTTTCCATGCAGGGAAGCCTGAACAGCGGCGGGCTGGAAGAGACACCGCTGCAGAAGCCCCTGTACGCCAAGAAGCAGCAGGACTTCAACGCCTTAGGCTGGCGGCAGATTAAGCGGATTTACACGGTGGAACTGTATCCGAGGGACGGCGAGACCTACTATTTCATCACGACCGACGGTATAAGCTGCAAGTCCTATAAAAACGGTCAGTGGGTAACGGTCGACGCGGGGCTGTTCAACGATCTCGAAACCAACTGGATTACCCTTACCCAGCAGGGGATGACGGCGACCGCGCTCAGATCGGTTCCCGAGGACTTCCTTAACATGCTCCTGCCGGCCGACAACTTCTCCGTGATATATGTGCAGAAGGTGCAGGACGCCTCGACCGAGGGGTATACCAGCGAAGTCGATGTTGACTACGTCGGAACTGAATTCGTGAGCGCCAACCTTGTCTTAAAGGTCACCCTTACCGATGGAACGGTCAAACAGTATCAGGGCTTGACCAAATCGGAAGTGGAAGACTTCATGAGCTGGCTGAGCCAGCGGCAGTACAACAAGGGGCCCATCTTCTACAAACTCGTGATAGGTAGTGCAACTCCGGGTGTCACACAGGTAAACGAATATCTCAACTACTACCTGATCCAGTTCGTAAGCGTAGAGGAAATGCAGTAA
- a CDS encoding tetratricopeptide repeat protein has translation MFIIFGSPWAALKRHLVRPSLLLGGAGACERAGMNEAALRLVRRALKAEPGSVDLNFRAGRLCFKLGKLDQAVTHLRVACPAGWKKGKFNPARFADRETGVSPRDLGWVLAAAGSWLLKRNEPAQALAFFNRALSAGCYNSTVLNQKALCLLSLGEAAESTRILKEAEMAGGADLSVTLNTAHALNLLGRYGEALDHYERGQRLGGGDSAHVLNNKGFSLFHLRCYEEAAACFLLARELAPDDVVAGTNLAACYYKLRRIKEAERIMTDLAAKSDDGIIVNNLAVIQEAAGQKQKALDAYTKAADSAGPGSEVFLLNRAACLAELGRYEEALTVCTWLDQKHPADHRVLSLKASIMAELGRESEAVDCYRQALGI, from the coding sequence GTGTTTATAATATTCGGCAGCCCATGGGCGGCGTTGAAAAGGCATCTCGTCCGGCCCAGCCTGCTTTTGGGCGGGGCAGGCGCCTGCGAGCGGGCAGGCATGAACGAAGCTGCGCTCCGGTTGGTCAGGCGCGCTCTGAAGGCGGAACCCGGCAGTGTGGACCTGAACTTTCGGGCGGGCCGGCTTTGTTTTAAGCTGGGTAAGCTTGACCAGGCGGTTACGCATCTTCGGGTCGCCTGCCCGGCGGGATGGAAGAAAGGGAAGTTTAATCCGGCGCGTTTTGCGGATAGAGAGACGGGAGTGTCACCGAGAGACCTCGGTTGGGTGCTGGCGGCGGCGGGAAGCTGGCTGCTGAAACGGAATGAGCCGGCGCAGGCGTTGGCGTTTTTCAACCGCGCCCTTTCCGCGGGGTGTTACAACAGCACGGTGCTCAACCAGAAGGCTCTGTGCCTTCTCTCCCTGGGTGAGGCGGCGGAATCGACCCGGATACTTAAGGAAGCCGAAATGGCGGGCGGCGCCGACCTTTCCGTTACGTTGAACACGGCCCACGCGTTAAACCTGCTTGGCCGGTACGGCGAAGCGCTTGATCACTATGAACGCGGGCAGCGCCTAGGCGGGGGCGATAGCGCACACGTGCTCAACAACAAGGGCTTCAGCCTGTTTCACTTGAGGTGCTATGAAGAAGCCGCGGCCTGTTTTCTTCTGGCGCGGGAACTGGCCCCGGATGACGTTGTGGCGGGGACGAACCTGGCGGCCTGTTATTATAAGCTGCGCCGGATAAAAGAGGCGGAGCGGATTATGACCGATCTGGCGGCAAAGAGCGACGACGGGATAATAGTCAACAACCTTGCCGTGATCCAGGAAGCGGCGGGACAAAAGCAGAAAGCCCTGGATGCCTACACGAAAGCCGCGGATTCGGCCGGTCCCGGCAGCGAGGTCTTCCTGCTGAACCGGGCGGCGTGCCTTGCGGAACTGGGACGCTATGAAGAGGCCCTTACCGTATGCACTTGGCTCGACCAGAAACACCCCGCGGACCACCGGGTGTTAAGCCTTAAGGCTAGCATCATGGCGGAACTCGGACGGGAGAGCGAGGCGGTGGACTGCTACCGCCAGGCGCTCGGGATATAA